In one Curtobacterium citreum genomic region, the following are encoded:
- a CDS encoding GspE/PulE family protein, with product MATLSEILILNGALPIEHLDSMTGDEEIDERSIRALVDQGVVSEAQYITARAASHNSRTVPLTDYPVDGTAVSMLPAALCRRHGVLGIGFEGETLVLAMVNPTNVLAIDDARTASGRTVKPLQVDERELQSALDRYLRADDELNDLTSSLEEEASAQANQQVDLTDGALDDVPIVRFVNLLVSQAIQDHASDIHIEPGEHEVRVRYRIDGVLHEMAPAPKNIQNGVISRLKIMSDIDIAERRKPQDGRMSVRHGGRQIDLRVATLPTVWGEKVVMRILDNTNTSMTLTDLNLLEQNFAAYQRSYSKPYGMILVTGPTGSGKSTTLYTTLNAVARPEINVITVEDPVEYRMAGINQVQVNPKAGLTFASALRSILRSDPDVVLLGEIRDHETAQIAIEASLTGHLVLSTLHTNDAPSAVTRLTEMDIEPFLVGSALDSVVAQRLARRLCDRCKAPAQYTPAQLQALGFLAADGDTVPEFFGPVGCAVCSNTGYRGRIALHEVMTVTEEIERLAVARASSAEISRVAQQQGMLTLRQDGWEKVKRGMTSVDEILRVVA from the coding sequence ATGGCCACGCTCTCCGAGATCCTCATCCTCAACGGCGCCCTGCCGATCGAACACCTCGACTCCATGACCGGAGACGAGGAGATCGACGAACGGTCCATCCGCGCGCTCGTCGACCAGGGCGTCGTGAGCGAGGCGCAGTACATCACCGCCCGCGCCGCGTCGCACAACTCCCGCACGGTCCCGCTCACCGACTATCCGGTCGACGGCACCGCGGTGTCGATGCTCCCCGCGGCGCTCTGCCGGCGGCACGGCGTGCTCGGCATCGGGTTCGAGGGCGAGACCCTCGTGCTCGCGATGGTCAACCCGACGAACGTGCTCGCGATCGACGACGCTCGGACCGCGTCCGGCCGGACCGTGAAGCCGCTGCAGGTCGACGAGCGCGAGCTGCAGTCGGCGCTCGACCGCTACCTGCGCGCCGACGACGAGCTGAACGACCTGACCTCGTCCCTCGAGGAAGAAGCGTCCGCGCAGGCGAACCAGCAGGTGGACCTGACCGACGGTGCGCTCGACGACGTCCCGATCGTCCGGTTCGTGAACCTGCTCGTGTCCCAGGCGATCCAGGACCACGCCTCGGACATCCACATCGAGCCGGGGGAGCACGAGGTCCGGGTGCGCTACCGCATCGACGGCGTGCTGCACGAGATGGCACCGGCGCCGAAGAACATCCAGAACGGCGTCATCAGCCGGCTGAAGATCATGAGCGACATCGACATCGCCGAGCGGCGGAAGCCGCAGGACGGCCGGATGTCGGTGCGGCACGGCGGCCGGCAGATCGACCTGCGCGTGGCGACGCTCCCCACGGTGTGGGGCGAGAAGGTCGTCATGCGGATCCTCGACAACACGAACACGTCGATGACCCTGACCGACCTCAACCTGCTCGAGCAGAACTTCGCGGCGTACCAGCGGTCCTACTCGAAGCCGTACGGCATGATCCTGGTCACCGGGCCCACCGGCTCGGGCAAGTCGACGACGCTGTACACGACCCTCAACGCGGTCGCCCGTCCGGAGATCAACGTCATCACGGTCGAGGACCCGGTCGAGTACCGGATGGCCGGCATCAACCAGGTGCAGGTCAACCCGAAGGCCGGGCTGACCTTCGCCTCGGCGCTGCGGTCGATCCTGCGTTCCGACCCGGACGTGGTGCTCCTCGGCGAGATCCGTGACCACGAGACGGCGCAGATCGCGATCGAGGCGTCGCTGACCGGCCACCTCGTGCTCTCGACGCTGCACACGAACGACGCCCCGTCGGCCGTCACGCGGCTCACCGAGATGGACATCGAGCCGTTCCTGGTCGGGTCGGCGCTCGACTCCGTGGTGGCGCAGCGCCTCGCCCGCCGGCTCTGCGACCGCTGCAAGGCGCCCGCGCAGTACACGCCGGCGCAGCTGCAGGCGCTCGGGTTCCTCGCGGCGGACGGCGACACCGTGCCGGAGTTCTTCGGGCCGGTCGGGTGCGCCGTGTGTTCGAACACCGGGTACCGGGGCCGCATCGCCCTGCACGAGGTCATGACCGTCACCGAGGAGATCGAGCGGCTCGCGGTCGCGCGGGCGTCGAGCGCCGAGATCAGCCGGGTCGCGCAGCAGCAGGGCATGCTGACGCTCCGTCAGGACGGGTGGGAGAAGGTCAAGCGCGGGATGACGAGCGTCGACGAGATCCTCCGCGTTGTCGCGTAG
- a CDS encoding VOC family protein → MDITSVTVGLPVSDVEASCLWYGAVFQRTDPDLEPEDGVVEYEIGGIWLQLYAAADAEQRPATVRFGVDDVRAQHARIGSLGIDVGPVECVDGAVDWFDVRDPDGNVLSLYSLVDEKGRTA, encoded by the coding sequence ATGGACATCACGAGCGTGACCGTGGGGTTGCCCGTCAGCGACGTCGAGGCGTCCTGCCTCTGGTACGGCGCCGTGTTCCAACGCACCGATCCCGACCTCGAGCCGGAGGACGGCGTCGTCGAGTACGAGATCGGCGGCATCTGGCTGCAGTTGTACGCCGCCGCGGACGCCGAGCAGCGCCCCGCGACCGTCCGCTTCGGCGTCGACGACGTCCGCGCGCAGCACGCGCGCATCGGGTCCCTCGGGATCGACGTCGGCCCGGTCGAGTGCGTCGACGGTGCCGTCGACTGGTTCGACGTCCGCGACCCCGACGGGAACGTGCTCAGCCTGTACTCGCTCGTCGACGAGAAGGGCCGGACGGCCTGA